The following are from one region of the Noviherbaspirillum sedimenti genome:
- a CDS encoding bifunctional acetate--CoA ligase family protein/GNAT family N-acetyltransferase, which translates to MEKHYLTPLFSPRSIVVLTHTAELPETSSACGQLALQNLRESGYSGRLEFLDIGAEGVLAGPAQSAPDLALIALPDADLTTALEMAGRMQSKTALLLSKAIDASQAQELHAIARRHGMHLLGPNTMGLQRPRLHLNASVLGTFAQEGSLALVSQSGALSNSVLDWAGRNGVGFSTVVSLGPNTGVDVADVLDFLADDRATHSIVVYLEGIRDARRFMSALRAAANAKPVIVLKAGRQPSGTRAALTHSGAIVGSDDVFDAALRRAGAVRVRSFVQLFTIAKCLSARHRPQGKRLAIVTNGGGPGVLAADWANDLGVTLTTLAPAALAELAPQLPAQASLDPLLDLSEDASAEDYRAAVIALAACNEVDGVLAILSPRPGLDCAAVAQALADLQPSFGKLVITCWMGDEQVVAARRILNQASIPTFRTPEAAVEAFDMAASFHQNQQLLQQTPSPLSKFDKPDIEGARILIETVLAERRKVLTEMESKALLAAFRIPVTRTILARSANEAMLIANQLGYPVALKIDSPDIPHKSDVEGVALNVNNAAGVRDTWQTMMANVKRRLPDIRINGITVQNMSGKPHGRELYIGLSTEEPFGPAISFGTGGRMIELIADRAIELPPLNRFLAQHLISRVRSAETLNEWRGAPAADREALERILMRVSEMVCELPQLREMDINPVIVDAAGALVVDARIVVEHAPSETVQYAHLAILPYPAEQEREWPLPGGGCYTLRPLHPSDGAMLQAFVRQLSHESRYLRFATAVSELSARMLARFTLIDYDREMALVAIHRDPGPDGAERVIAISRYITNPDSTSCEFSLVVADDFNGQGLGTRMMLSIMDVARSKGLKRIAGIVLNRNAPMLKLMRSLEFKVGKYGDDPDFRLCSREL; encoded by the coding sequence ATGGAAAAGCATTATCTTACTCCGCTCTTTTCACCGCGCTCAATCGTTGTGCTCACGCACACCGCGGAATTGCCTGAAACGAGCAGCGCCTGCGGCCAGCTTGCGCTGCAAAACCTCCGCGAATCCGGCTACAGCGGCCGCCTTGAATTTCTCGACATCGGCGCCGAAGGCGTCCTCGCCGGCCCGGCGCAATCCGCGCCCGACCTCGCGCTCATCGCACTGCCCGACGCCGACCTGACCACGGCGCTTGAAATGGCCGGGCGCATGCAGAGCAAGACGGCGCTGCTGCTGTCCAAAGCCATCGATGCCAGCCAGGCGCAGGAACTGCATGCCATCGCCCGGCGCCACGGCATGCACCTGCTGGGACCGAATACGATGGGGCTGCAACGTCCCAGGCTGCATCTCAATGCCAGCGTGCTCGGCACCTTCGCGCAGGAGGGATCGCTGGCGCTGGTATCGCAATCCGGCGCCCTGAGCAATTCGGTGCTCGACTGGGCCGGCCGCAACGGCGTCGGCTTTTCCACGGTGGTTTCGCTTGGCCCCAATACCGGCGTCGATGTCGCCGATGTACTCGACTTCCTCGCCGATGACCGCGCCACCCACAGTATCGTAGTGTACCTCGAAGGCATTCGCGACGCCCGCCGCTTCATGAGCGCGCTGCGCGCGGCTGCCAATGCCAAGCCGGTAATCGTGCTGAAGGCTGGCCGCCAGCCATCCGGCACAAGAGCTGCACTGACCCATTCCGGCGCCATCGTCGGCAGCGATGACGTGTTCGACGCCGCCCTGCGCCGCGCCGGCGCGGTGCGGGTGCGCTCCTTCGTGCAGCTGTTCACCATCGCCAAATGCCTGTCGGCGCGCCACCGCCCGCAAGGCAAACGCCTGGCGATCGTCACCAACGGCGGCGGCCCCGGCGTCCTGGCGGCCGACTGGGCCAATGACCTCGGTGTCACGCTGACGACGCTGGCGCCGGCCGCGCTGGCCGAACTCGCGCCGCAGTTGCCGGCGCAAGCCAGCCTCGATCCGCTGCTCGACCTCAGCGAAGACGCCAGCGCGGAGGATTACCGCGCGGCCGTCATCGCCCTGGCGGCCTGCAACGAAGTCGACGGCGTGCTGGCGATCCTGTCGCCGCGTCCGGGGCTGGACTGCGCCGCGGTGGCGCAAGCCCTGGCAGACCTGCAGCCGTCCTTCGGCAAACTGGTGATCACCTGCTGGATGGGCGACGAACAGGTGGTGGCGGCGCGCAGGATCCTCAACCAGGCCTCGATCCCGACCTTCCGCACGCCGGAAGCGGCGGTCGAGGCCTTCGACATGGCCGCGTCCTTCCACCAGAACCAGCAGTTGCTGCAGCAGACGCCTTCGCCATTGTCAAAATTCGACAAGCCAGATATCGAAGGCGCCCGCATCCTGATCGAAACCGTGCTGGCCGAACGGCGCAAGGTCCTCACCGAAATGGAATCGAAAGCCCTGCTGGCGGCATTCCGCATTCCGGTCACCCGCACCATCCTGGCGCGCTCGGCCAACGAAGCCATGCTGATCGCCAATCAGCTCGGCTATCCGGTCGCCCTGAAAATCGACTCGCCCGACATTCCGCACAAGTCCGATGTCGAAGGCGTCGCCCTCAACGTCAACAATGCCGCAGGAGTGCGCGATACCTGGCAGACCATGATGGCCAACGTCAAACGCCGGCTGCCGGACATCCGCATCAACGGCATCACCGTCCAGAACATGTCGGGCAAGCCGCACGGCCGCGAACTGTATATCGGCCTGTCCACCGAAGAACCCTTCGGCCCGGCGATTTCCTTCGGCACCGGCGGCCGCATGATCGAACTGATCGCCGACCGCGCCATCGAATTACCGCCGCTAAACCGCTTCCTGGCACAGCATCTGATCAGCCGCGTGCGTTCGGCCGAGACCCTGAACGAATGGCGCGGTGCGCCGGCGGCCGACCGCGAAGCGCTGGAGCGCATCCTGATGCGGGTCTCGGAAATGGTGTGCGAGTTGCCGCAATTGCGCGAAATGGACATCAATCCGGTGATCGTCGATGCCGCCGGCGCGCTGGTGGTCGACGCCAGGATCGTGGTCGAGCATGCGCCATCCGAGACGGTCCAGTATGCCCATCTGGCGATCCTGCCCTACCCGGCGGAACAGGAAAGGGAATGGCCGCTGCCCGGTGGCGGCTGCTACACGCTGCGCCCGCTGCACCCGTCGGATGGCGCCATGCTGCAAGCGTTCGTGCGGCAACTGTCGCATGAAAGCCGCTACTTGCGTTTCGCCACCGCCGTCTCCGAGCTGTCGGCACGCATGCTGGCGCGCTTCACCCTGATCGACTATGATCGCGAGATGGCCCTGGTGGCGATCCATCGCGACCCCGGCCCCGACGGCGCCGAACGTGTCATCGCCATTTCACGCTACATCACCAATCCGGATTCGACCAGCTGCGAATTCTCGCTGGTGGTGGCCGACGACTTCAATGGCCAAGGCTTGGGCACGCGCATGATGTTGTCGATCATGGACGTCGCGCGCAGCAAGGGATTGAAGCGCATCGCCGGCATCGTACTGAACCGCAACGCACCCATGCTCAAGCTCATGCGCAGCCTCGAGTTCAAGGTCGGCAAATATGGCGACGACCCCGATTTCCGCCTGTGCAGCCGCGAACTGTAA
- a CDS encoding LysR family transcriptional regulator, with the protein MNLLPVFEVVYAERNLSRAAKRLGLTQSAVSNALARLREALGQPLFVRAGQGVAPTAYADAIAADVIRALEGLRASLRPVRFDQRLSNRRFTLICSDYSIAVILPPVLARVQLLAPQAELQVVSKHDGKDFGQALAQGEADLALGGIPFLVGTMRQQRLFEENTVVLARRGHPALAGKPGLEVLNRYPHVLVNPYGNWLPWENLAQVQGISIDPRFAVRMQTYLAAPYLLESTDYLASCPQRLAALLSRHFPLAVLPLPTPLVTTPIGQYWHERSQEDPGHQWLRQQVYEVCQGI; encoded by the coding sequence TTGAATCTGCTGCCGGTGTTCGAGGTGGTGTATGCAGAACGCAATCTCTCCCGTGCCGCCAAGCGGCTCGGCCTGACCCAGTCTGCTGTCAGTAATGCGCTGGCACGCTTGCGTGAAGCGCTGGGGCAGCCGCTGTTCGTGCGGGCCGGGCAGGGCGTCGCGCCCACCGCCTATGCCGATGCGATTGCTGCGGATGTCATACGCGCGCTGGAAGGCTTGCGCGCTTCGCTGCGGCCGGTACGCTTCGACCAACGCTTGTCCAACCGGCGCTTCACGCTGATTTGCAGCGATTATTCGATTGCGGTGATCCTGCCGCCAGTGCTGGCCCGGGTGCAGCTGCTGGCGCCGCAGGCGGAGCTGCAGGTGGTGTCCAAGCATGATGGCAAGGACTTCGGCCAGGCGTTGGCGCAAGGCGAGGCCGACCTGGCGCTGGGCGGCATACCATTTCTTGTCGGGACGATGCGGCAGCAGCGCCTGTTCGAGGAAAACACCGTGGTGCTGGCGCGGCGCGGCCATCCGGCGCTAGCCGGCAAGCCGGGGCTGGAAGTCCTGAACCGCTACCCGCATGTGCTGGTCAACCCTTATGGCAACTGGCTGCCATGGGAAAATCTGGCGCAAGTCCAGGGGATCAGCATCGATCCGCGCTTCGCCGTGCGCATGCAGACCTATCTCGCCGCGCCCTATCTGCTGGAATCGACCGATTACCTGGCCAGCTGCCCGCAACGCCTGGCAGCTTTGCTGAGCCGGCATTTTCCGCTGGCGGTGCTGCCGTTGCCGACGCCTCTGGTGACGACGCCGATCGGGCAATACTGGCATGAGCGTTCGCAGGAAGACCCCGGGCATCAATGGTTGCGGCAACAGGTCTACGAGGTATGCCAGGGGATCTGA
- a CDS encoding MFS transporter, whose translation MWQQMAHDERRKMAIVLGLTLIYGCVLGAQFYVARLVNALGGSATDAGLLLILSVLPVFGVALLGKRLTQTIPPPQMLRLGLACHALQLLLLGLASNLTLLLPAMLLSGFGYALSFVTLLNGATTIAPSTHYAQGIAYMTLCSQLGIGLGSLVSALTEPVLGTNGVFWVPMLLALIGLVLASRLPAAAAVLNAAPPAQARTPPRARPGARSWRTVLHGRMVEIFILMGMLGLAFGVPLQFVPMWLAKTPEMAFSPAYFLTTSFFTIMLTRLLFSQHLSGPRELHVVVACFVVLALAIAVLGQARTPAQFAACAIAYGGAYSLLYPSCTAYVLRQAEPAERGAWANWVLLAYELGTRVLPAAFGMVADHGGFPLSFLLLAGVVAAVSAWHVMKRRQAVLAPA comes from the coding sequence ATGTGGCAGCAAATGGCGCACGACGAGCGCCGCAAAATGGCCATTGTACTGGGCCTGACCCTGATCTATGGCTGCGTGCTCGGCGCGCAGTTTTACGTGGCGCGACTGGTCAATGCGCTCGGCGGCAGCGCAACCGATGCCGGCTTGCTGCTGATCTTGTCGGTGCTGCCGGTGTTCGGCGTAGCCTTGCTGGGAAAACGGCTTACCCAAACCATTCCGCCGCCACAAATGCTGCGGCTCGGCCTGGCTTGCCATGCATTGCAATTGCTGCTGCTTGGCCTGGCATCGAACCTGACCCTGCTATTGCCGGCCATGCTCCTGAGCGGCTTCGGTTACGCCCTGTCCTTCGTCACGCTCCTTAACGGCGCCACCACGATCGCCCCGAGCACGCACTATGCGCAAGGCATCGCCTACATGACCCTGTGCTCGCAACTGGGCATCGGCCTGGGCAGCCTGGTATCGGCATTGACCGAGCCGGTGCTCGGCACCAATGGCGTGTTCTGGGTCCCCATGCTGCTGGCGCTGATCGGCCTGGTCCTGGCCAGCCGCCTGCCCGCTGCTGCAGCGGTGCTCAATGCGGCGCCACCGGCGCAGGCACGGACACCGCCACGAGCACGGCCGGGCGCACGCTCGTGGCGTACCGTGCTGCATGGCAGGATGGTCGAAATCTTCATTCTCATGGGGATGCTCGGACTGGCGTTCGGCGTACCACTGCAATTCGTGCCGATGTGGCTGGCGAAAACGCCGGAGATGGCGTTTTCGCCAGCTTATTTTCTGACCACCAGCTTTTTCACCATCATGCTGACCCGGCTGCTGTTCAGCCAGCACTTGAGCGGCCCGCGCGAATTGCATGTGGTGGTCGCCTGCTTTGTCGTGCTCGCGCTGGCAATTGCGGTGCTGGGCCAGGCCCGCACGCCGGCGCAGTTTGCCGCCTGCGCCATCGCCTACGGCGGCGCCTACAGCCTGCTTTATCCCAGCTGCACCGCCTACGTGCTCAGACAAGCCGAGCCGGCCGAACGCGGCGCCTGGGCAAACTGGGTATTGCTGGCGTACGAGCTTGGCACGCGCGTCCTGCCGGCCGCCTTCGGCATGGTCGCCGACCATGGCGGTTTCCCGTTGAGCTTCCTGTTGCTCGCGGGCGTGGTCGCGGCGGTCTCTGCCTGGCATGTCATGAAGCGCCGGCAAGCTGTTCTCGCGCCGGCCTGA
- a CDS encoding RICIN domain-containing protein: MKLLAIALVAPLLLNCSGGSSGGTAAGQAAVADGGPVDAAPGSTPPADTPQAALTVTAIENAKAGSSGWQLVNPAVNHEIEGYASLTSVNRGGDIDFLVNTSAATYNIEVYRMGYYGGAGARLLQSVANIARQDQPLPCLNPDNVIECDWNVSLRLHIPDAQTDPKSSEYWASGIYLARLSTNTTPVKDSYVIFVVRDDARAARYVQQLPVSTYQAYNFWGGKSLYTGCETHPNGWGCGPGQLPATAVSFNRPYGRGVNAASSPGVGAGEFLTNVQPARAGYMISNAGWDYNMLRWVEKQGYDTKYISNLDLHENSAVLQQAKAFVSAGHDEYYSKAMWDRLVQARAAGINLAFFSANQIYWQVRFVDGAYGATKKNRIMICYRGGGDPVTDNNLTTDQFRFLGRPEAGLVGNQYVTDPVVGDITISNAGHWLFAQTGATDGALLKGLLGYEVNSYMEGISPAQTKRLASSPFTFNGANMTSDVTYYVDQSTAQVFSTGSIQWSWGLDAYIPGNLRPDYTSPVAQAFTANLFAAIGEQNLATLAQPAAGLVLGIPAGDLSGAQVLANAAASSHSRINQWRLVASGDSDYYHVVARANGLCLQALATSAGAQAVTRDCSGADRQKWRFDAVDAGMVRLVEKAAGLCLQAPGAPGPGLTVEACGNKGSQHWVRTALN; the protein is encoded by the coding sequence GTGAAACTTCTGGCCATCGCCCTGGTTGCGCCCTTGCTGCTTAATTGTTCCGGTGGTTCTTCCGGTGGCACGGCCGCAGGTCAAGCTGCCGTCGCGGATGGCGGTCCGGTCGACGCGGCGCCCGGCAGCACGCCGCCGGCAGATACGCCGCAAGCGGCGCTTACGGTGACGGCAATCGAAAATGCCAAGGCGGGCAGCAGCGGATGGCAACTAGTCAATCCGGCCGTGAACCATGAAATCGAAGGCTATGCATCGCTGACCAGCGTCAACCGTGGCGGCGATATCGATTTTCTGGTCAATACTTCTGCAGCGACCTATAACATCGAGGTCTACCGCATGGGCTATTATGGTGGCGCCGGTGCGCGCCTGCTGCAATCGGTTGCCAACATCGCGCGCCAGGACCAGCCCTTGCCTTGCCTGAATCCTGACAATGTCATCGAATGCGACTGGAATGTCAGCCTGCGCCTGCACATCCCCGATGCCCAGACCGACCCGAAGTCGAGCGAATACTGGGCCAGCGGCATCTATCTTGCCAGGCTCAGCACCAATACCACGCCGGTGAAGGACAGTTATGTCATCTTCGTGGTGCGCGACGACGCCAGGGCGGCACGCTATGTGCAGCAACTGCCGGTGAGCACCTATCAGGCCTACAATTTCTGGGGCGGGAAATCCCTGTACACCGGCTGCGAGACGCATCCGAACGGCTGGGGTTGCGGCCCCGGCCAGCTGCCGGCGACTGCCGTGTCCTTCAACCGTCCATATGGCCGTGGCGTGAATGCGGCGTCCAGTCCGGGGGTGGGCGCTGGCGAATTCCTGACGAACGTGCAGCCGGCGCGCGCCGGCTACATGATCAGCAATGCCGGATGGGATTACAACATGCTGCGCTGGGTGGAAAAGCAGGGTTACGACACCAAGTACATCAGCAACCTCGACTTGCATGAAAACAGCGCGGTGCTGCAACAGGCCAAGGCCTTTGTGTCGGCCGGGCATGACGAATACTACTCCAAGGCCATGTGGGACCGCCTTGTCCAGGCGCGGGCAGCCGGGATCAACCTGGCTTTCTTTTCCGCCAACCAGATTTACTGGCAGGTGCGATTCGTCGATGGCGCGTATGGCGCTACCAAAAAGAACCGCATCATGATCTGCTATCGCGGCGGCGGCGACCCGGTAACCGACAACAACCTGACCACTGACCAGTTCCGCTTCCTCGGGCGTCCGGAAGCCGGCCTGGTCGGTAACCAGTATGTCACCGATCCGGTCGTCGGCGATATCACGATCAGCAACGCCGGTCACTGGCTGTTCGCGCAAACCGGCGCGACCGACGGCGCGCTGTTGAAAGGCTTGCTCGGCTATGAAGTCAATTCCTACATGGAAGGCATTTCGCCGGCGCAAACCAAAAGGCTTGCGAGTTCGCCCTTCACCTTCAATGGCGCGAACATGACCAGCGACGTGACGTATTACGTCGATCAATCGACTGCGCAAGTGTTCTCGACGGGCAGCATACAATGGTCTTGGGGGCTGGACGCTTATATCCCGGGCAATCTGCGGCCTGACTACACCAGTCCGGTGGCGCAGGCATTTACCGCCAACCTGTTTGCCGCCATCGGTGAACAGAACCTGGCCACGCTTGCACAGCCGGCGGCCGGCCTCGTGCTGGGCATTCCGGCAGGCGACCTGAGCGGAGCGCAGGTGCTGGCCAACGCCGCCGCCTCCAGTCATTCGAGAATCAATCAGTGGCGCCTGGTGGCCAGCGGCGACAGCGATTACTACCATGTGGTGGCGCGCGCCAATGGCTTGTGCCTGCAGGCCCTGGCAACGAGCGCCGGCGCGCAGGCGGTTACGCGCGACTGCAGCGGCGCGGATCGGCAGAAATGGCGTTTTGACGCCGTCGACGCAGGAATGGTCCGGCTGGTGGAGAAGGCCGCCGGACTGTGCCTGCAGGCGCCGGGCGCACCAGGCCCGGGGCTGACGGTGGAAGCCTGTGGCAACAAGGGCAGCCAGCATTGGGTCCGCACCGCGCTGAACTAG
- a CDS encoding galactose oxidase-like domain-containing protein yields MHDHRQHQQRITTLMASLLLCTACGGGGSASNTSAAPGTAASATTAPTTSTTSDSVTTSTASTTSTTAPPAIPHTRSSWSDVISLPIVPVAAANLPNGKVLTWSAFAPDNFGDENAWGQTYSAIFDPASRTSQQRVVTETQHDMFCPGTTMLADGRILINGGSSSQKTTFYNPANDAWTTGPLMNIPRGYPGNTILADGSVLTLGGAWSGGASAKDAEIWSPSGWRVMSGIPIAPFIGPDPRGTYRGDNHLWLFAQANGRVFHAGPGANMHWIDTSANGQVVNAGTRGNDAYSMNGNAVLYDIGKLLKIGGAPAYEDADSNNAAYLIDMNNVSVRKIATMNYARAMHNSVVLPNGQVVITGGQTYVKLFSDDSSVLMAELWDPKTEIFSKLSAMQVPRNYHSFSLLLPDGRVLVGGGGLCGACTTNHANVEILTPPYLLMADGTAASRPAITSAPTTGSYGASITVTTNVTVNAFVLMRLSAVTHSINNDQRRVPLQSSSVDGRSHQLAIPANRGILPPGYYMLFAMNADGVPSIANTIQIR; encoded by the coding sequence ATGCACGATCATCGACAGCATCAGCAGCGCATCACGACACTCATGGCATCGCTATTACTGTGCACGGCATGCGGCGGCGGCGGTTCGGCATCGAATACCTCCGCTGCGCCCGGCACCGCCGCATCCGCGACGACCGCGCCAACGACCAGCACAACATCCGACAGTGTCACCACGAGCACCGCTTCGACCACCAGCACCACCGCACCTCCCGCCATCCCGCATACCCGCTCGTCCTGGAGCGATGTTATCTCCTTGCCGATCGTGCCGGTGGCCGCCGCCAATCTGCCGAACGGCAAGGTGCTTACATGGTCGGCCTTTGCGCCCGATAACTTTGGCGACGAAAACGCCTGGGGACAGACTTACTCCGCCATTTTCGACCCGGCATCCCGCACCAGCCAGCAGCGCGTCGTCACGGAAACCCAGCACGACATGTTCTGCCCCGGCACGACCATGCTTGCCGACGGCAGAATCCTGATCAACGGCGGCAGCAGCAGCCAGAAAACCACCTTCTACAATCCGGCCAACGATGCCTGGACCACCGGACCGTTGATGAACATACCGCGCGGCTATCCTGGCAACACGATCCTGGCCGACGGTTCGGTGCTGACGCTGGGGGGCGCCTGGAGCGGCGGCGCATCCGCCAAGGACGCCGAGATCTGGAGCCCGTCCGGGTGGCGCGTAATGTCGGGCATACCGATCGCGCCGTTCATCGGTCCCGACCCGCGCGGCACCTATCGCGGCGACAACCATCTCTGGTTGTTCGCGCAGGCCAATGGCCGGGTGTTCCATGCGGGCCCCGGGGCCAACATGCACTGGATCGACACCTCGGCCAACGGCCAGGTCGTCAATGCCGGCACGCGCGGTAACGATGCCTACAGCATGAACGGCAACGCGGTCCTGTATGACATCGGCAAGCTCCTGAAAATCGGCGGGGCTCCCGCCTACGAAGACGCCGATAGCAACAATGCCGCCTATCTCATCGACATGAACAACGTCTCGGTGCGCAAGATAGCGACGATGAACTATGCGCGCGCCATGCATAACAGCGTGGTGCTGCCGAACGGCCAGGTGGTCATTACCGGCGGCCAGACCTACGTCAAACTGTTTTCCGACGACAGCTCGGTGCTGATGGCCGAGCTATGGGATCCGAAAACGGAAATTTTCAGCAAGCTGTCGGCCATGCAGGTGCCGCGCAACTACCACAGCTTTTCACTGCTGCTGCCGGATGGCCGCGTGCTGGTTGGCGGCGGCGGCCTGTGCGGCGCTTGTACGACCAACCACGCGAATGTGGAAATCCTGACGCCGCCTTACCTCCTCATGGCCGATGGCACGGCCGCATCCCGCCCCGCCATCACCTCGGCGCCGACCACGGGCAGTTATGGCGCAAGCATTACCGTCACCACCAACGTCACGGTGAACGCTTTCGTATTGATGCGTCTTTCCGCAGTTACACATTCGATCAACAATGACCAGCGACGCGTGCCATTGCAGTCAAGCAGCGTCGATGGTCGCAGTCACCAGCTGGCCATTCCCGCCAACCGCGGAATACTTCCACCTGGTTACTACATGTTGTTTGCGATGAATGCGGACGGGGTGCCCAGCATTGCGAACACGATCCAGATTCGCTAG
- a CDS encoding RICIN domain-containing protein translates to MHNFRAIPGQAIALTASLFLVAACGGGSDGGPAPAATAGSSSTAAATSTTNATTTSTSESATTTTSSTTTTQAPPFNFAAATLTIQHSGFCLGVSDDVVGSNARQLACVGGDALQSWEIKSAGTDYTIRNFQSNLCLLVNDAVLPVDRPSYVVQGTCDGSANTLWNFQQTATPGNLNVVAKHSGLCMDVIASDLTPGKEIIQYTCNSVAGQMNQQLKITAITP, encoded by the coding sequence ATGCATAATTTCCGCGCAATCCCTGGACAGGCAATCGCCCTTACCGCTTCGTTGTTCCTGGTAGCGGCCTGCGGCGGCGGTTCTGATGGCGGACCGGCTCCTGCCGCTACGGCCGGCAGTTCAAGCACGGCAGCGGCCACATCGACCACCAATGCCACGACCACCTCAACATCGGAAAGCGCCACTACCACGACGAGCAGCACGACAACGACCCAGGCGCCGCCGTTCAACTTTGCCGCGGCGACACTGACAATCCAGCATAGCGGCTTTTGCCTGGGCGTCTCGGACGATGTCGTTGGCAGCAATGCACGACAACTCGCCTGTGTTGGTGGCGACGCTTTGCAAAGCTGGGAAATCAAATCCGCAGGTACGGACTATACGATCAGAAATTTCCAGAGCAATCTCTGCCTGCTGGTCAATGATGCTGTGCTGCCTGTTGACAGGCCTTCCTATGTTGTACAAGGCACCTGCGACGGCTCCGCCAATACCTTGTGGAACTTCCAGCAGACCGCCACACCAGGCAATTTGAATGTCGTCGCCAAGCATAGCGGTTTGTGCATGGATGTCATCGCCAGCGATCTGACACCGGGCAAGGAAATCATCCAGTACACCTGCAACAGCGTCGCCGGGCAGATGAA